The Paenibacillus sp. MBLB1832 genome has a window encoding:
- a CDS encoding GGDEF domain-containing protein, producing the protein MVKTRKSDHILEITYSCVRWFLVVATSYLFLNYYHKTAEDLKLFCSMFVGAILYMGLTEFALHRFPMNSFFYRFMTRFGVVMDYFAFLSILGLTGGTHSYLYPIGFLVILHASLYWSFRGAMVATGMIILGYLFIGYWIDGGITAEDYPRHFMNVSFLLMIGVIGGIIVARERKHFVEKGIFENLAKQDYLTGLYNHRSFQEHMREIIISRRPMALAMGDIDYFKKINDEHGHQAGDAVLRMIGDIMDTLIPSAEGRAFRYGGEEFAIIFYTNDQARVTQLLQLLMEKLRMQTFYNGEETFRVTMSFGAVIRDQGQRKSELVAAADELLYQAKDQGKDRLLWAAQTV; encoded by the coding sequence ATGGTTAAAACAAGAAAGTCCGATCATATCTTAGAGATCACCTACAGCTGTGTGAGGTGGTTTCTTGTTGTTGCCACATCCTATTTATTTCTAAATTATTACCACAAGACCGCAGAGGATCTTAAGCTATTTTGCTCGATGTTCGTCGGTGCTATCTTGTATATGGGCTTAACGGAATTTGCCCTGCATCGCTTCCCGATGAATTCATTTTTTTATCGATTTATGACGAGATTTGGCGTGGTAATGGATTATTTCGCATTCCTTTCCATTTTGGGGTTAACGGGCGGGACCCATAGCTACCTTTATCCGATTGGATTTCTAGTCATTCTGCATGCCTCACTGTACTGGAGCTTCCGTGGCGCGATGGTTGCGACGGGGATGATTATCCTTGGCTATTTGTTCATAGGGTACTGGATCGATGGCGGAATTACAGCGGAGGATTACCCACGGCATTTCATGAATGTTTCTTTTCTGCTCATGATTGGTGTCATTGGAGGTATTATTGTAGCGAGGGAGCGAAAGCATTTTGTCGAAAAAGGGATTTTCGAAAATTTAGCGAAGCAAGATTACTTGACGGGGCTGTACAATCATCGCAGCTTTCAAGAGCATATGCGGGAAATTATCATCAGCAGAAGACCTATGGCACTGGCCATGGGAGATATCGATTACTTCAAAAAAATTAACGATGAACACGGCCATCAGGCTGGAGATGCTGTTCTCCGAATGATCGGCGACATCATGGATACCCTCATTCCAAGCGCCGAAGGCCGCGCCTTCCGCTATGGCGGGGAGGAATTTGCGATTATTTTTTACACGAATGATCAAGCTAGGGTGACGCAGTTGTTGCAGTTACTTATGGAGAAGTTACGCATGCAGACGTTTTACAATGGGGAAGAGACGTTCCGTGTCACCATGAGCTTTGGTGCGGTCATTCGCGATCAGGGTCAACGTAAATCGGAGCTGGTAGCGGCTGCGGATGAATTGCTGTATCAGGCGAAAGATCAAGGCAAGGACCGCTTGCTATGGGCGGCTCAAACTGTATAG
- a CDS encoding iron-containing alcohol dehydrogenase, with amino-acid sequence MNSFTFHNPTTLHFGQGQLAKLSTEVPKYGKHILLVYGGGSIKSNGIYDNVMQLLQGLDATVIELSGVEPNPRLTTVHRGVALCRQHSIDLILAVGGGSVIDCAKAIAVGAKYEGDFWDIATRKAAATGAIPLATVLTIAATGSEMNSGSVITNWETQDKLGWGSPHAFPKFSILDPAHTTSLPENQTVYGMVDIISHVIEQYFHHDANSPVQDRFCESLLRTVIETAPLLLADLNNLEHRATILYSGTMALNGILSMGVRGDWATHNLEHAVSAVHDIPHGGGLAILFPNWMLHTLDANVGRFKQMAERVFHIDSAGKTDRQVAEEGIAALRAFFTSIGAPSRLADYNIDDTTIELMADKAMIYGDFGNFRKLTRADVVEIYRMSL; translated from the coding sequence ATGAATTCCTTCACTTTCCATAATCCAACCACCCTTCACTTCGGTCAGGGACAGTTAGCTAAGCTTAGCACCGAGGTGCCGAAGTACGGGAAGCACATTCTGCTCGTATATGGAGGCGGCAGCATCAAAAGCAACGGCATTTATGATAACGTGATGCAGCTGCTGCAAGGTCTCGATGCCACGGTCATCGAATTGAGCGGTGTCGAGCCTAACCCGAGATTAACGACGGTTCACCGCGGTGTTGCGTTGTGCCGTCAGCATAGCATTGATTTGATCCTTGCCGTTGGCGGCGGCAGCGTGATCGACTGCGCGAAAGCCATCGCGGTTGGCGCCAAATACGAAGGCGATTTCTGGGATATCGCGACGCGTAAAGCGGCCGCTACAGGAGCAATTCCGTTAGCAACCGTTCTCACGATTGCGGCCACGGGCTCTGAGATGAACTCTGGTTCGGTGATTACGAACTGGGAAACCCAGGATAAGCTCGGCTGGGGCAGTCCCCACGCCTTCCCGAAATTTTCGATCCTTGACCCTGCTCACACGACTTCCTTGCCTGAAAATCAAACCGTCTACGGGATGGTTGATATCATCTCGCACGTTATTGAACAATATTTCCATCACGATGCCAACTCCCCCGTGCAGGATCGCTTCTGTGAATCCCTTCTGCGTACGGTTATCGAGACGGCACCGCTTCTGCTAGCGGACTTGAATAACCTGGAGCATCGTGCAACGATTCTGTACAGCGGAACGATGGCGCTGAACGGCATCCTCAGCATGGGCGTTCGCGGCGATTGGGCGACGCACAATCTGGAGCATGCGGTTTCTGCTGTCCATGATATCCCGCACGGCGGCGGACTCGCTATTCTCTTTCCGAACTGGATGCTCCACACGCTGGACGCGAACGTGGGACGCTTCAAGCAGATGGCCGAGCGCGTGTTCCACATCGACAGCGCAGGTAAAACTGATCGGCAAGTTGCCGAGGAAGGCATCGCCGCACTGCGCGCCTTCTTCACCTCCATCGGCGCACCGAGCCGATTGGCGGACTACAACATCGACGACACGACCATCGAGCTCATGGCTGACAAGGCGATGATCTACGGCGACTTCGGCAACTTCCGCAAGTTGACACGCGCGGACGTGGTGGAGATTTATCGAATGTCGCTGTAG
- a CDS encoding ATP-dependent DNA helicase encodes MQTMVNMSVRSLVEYVFRSGSLDSEFRSSKALRDGTKAHQRIQKQYGDSDQHEVYVSAEIVYEGILFVIDGRCDGLLLGADGDMLTVDEIKSTSSDIALIPEDGYPVHWAQAKFYAYMVARDRGLGTMRIQLTYTQVDTEETRHFVQEATLEELEAFVYEVIARYHPYAHLKHEHEQRRNRSIKELPFPFAQYREGQRKLAGAVYTSIQDEHKLFAKAPTGIGKTMSTLFPSVKAMGEGLLQRFFYLTAKTITRTAAEEAFTLLQEKGLRLHVITITAKEKVCLKEEVRCTPEYCEFADGYFDRVNDAVLDLLGHETVMTRTVIETYARKHRVCPFEFALDVAYAADAVICDYNYIFDPRVNLKRLWDEQKRYTALLIDEAHNLVDRAREMYASDLSKSAFLALQREFKGVRKELHDTAKGINAYFIALRKRMGEREMLVEEALPETLLDLVEAFILVAEKELGSGLSQSSLLLEAYFSAHNFVRTSKLYDERYVTLSTDDRNEVSVKLACLDPSHLLKQMGKGYRSHVFFSATLSPLSYYMDALGAGEHDYSVKVPSPFAKEQLDVRIQPISTRYQDREKSRTLIARSVYELVTGRAGNYLVFFPSYAYMSSVYEAFTDLVVMNEGPEGHQLEVLVQQAKMSEEEREHFLAAFQAGAARTVIGFAVMGGIFSEGIDLVGDRLTGVVVVGVGLPQLGPERNLIKDYMDSTGKNGYDYAYVYPGMNKVQQAGGRLIRSETDHGVLLLIDDRYLQPRYQRLLPEEWRDYSVLPIQR; translated from the coding sequence ATGCAAACCATGGTCAACATGTCTGTGCGCTCGCTCGTGGAATATGTGTTTCGCAGCGGCAGCCTGGATTCGGAATTTCGGTCAAGCAAGGCGCTGCGAGATGGCACGAAGGCGCATCAGCGCATTCAGAAGCAATACGGCGATTCCGATCAACACGAGGTGTATGTATCAGCGGAGATCGTATATGAGGGGATTTTATTTGTTATAGATGGGCGCTGCGACGGGTTGCTGCTAGGTGCGGATGGCGACATGTTGACGGTGGATGAGATCAAATCAACGTCGTCAGATATCGCGCTCATACCGGAGGATGGCTACCCTGTGCACTGGGCACAGGCGAAGTTCTACGCTTATATGGTGGCGAGAGACCGCGGGCTGGGCACGATGCGGATTCAACTTACGTATACGCAGGTGGATACGGAGGAGACGCGGCATTTTGTGCAGGAAGCCACATTGGAAGAGTTGGAGGCTTTCGTGTATGAAGTGATCGCGCGCTACCATCCCTATGCCCATTTGAAGCATGAACACGAGCAACGGCGGAATCGGAGCATCAAAGAGCTGCCGTTTCCTTTTGCTCAGTATCGGGAAGGACAGCGGAAGCTGGCTGGCGCGGTGTACACGTCGATTCAAGACGAGCACAAGCTGTTTGCTAAGGCGCCGACGGGGATCGGGAAGACGATGTCGACGCTGTTTCCCTCTGTGAAAGCGATGGGCGAGGGATTGCTGCAGCGGTTTTTCTATTTGACGGCGAAGACGATTACGCGGACCGCGGCGGAGGAAGCTTTTACCCTTTTGCAGGAGAAGGGCTTACGGTTGCATGTTATCACGATTACGGCCAAAGAGAAGGTGTGCTTGAAGGAGGAAGTACGGTGCACGCCTGAGTATTGTGAATTCGCCGACGGCTACTTTGACAGAGTGAATGATGCAGTGCTGGATTTGCTGGGGCATGAGACAGTGATGACACGCACGGTGATCGAGACGTATGCGCGGAAGCATCGCGTGTGCCCGTTTGAGTTTGCGCTTGATGTGGCTTATGCAGCGGATGCGGTGATCTGTGATTATAATTATATTTTTGACCCGCGGGTGAATTTGAAGCGGTTGTGGGATGAGCAGAAACGCTACACAGCGCTGCTGATCGATGAGGCGCACAATCTGGTGGATCGCGCGCGGGAGATGTATGCCAGTGATCTGTCTAAGTCGGCTTTTCTAGCGCTGCAGCGCGAGTTCAAAGGCGTTCGCAAGGAGCTTCACGATACGGCTAAAGGGATCAATGCGTATTTCATCGCGCTCCGCAAGAGAATGGGAGAACGGGAGATGCTGGTGGAGGAAGCGCTGCCTGAGACGTTGCTTGATCTAGTGGAGGCTTTTATTCTTGTAGCTGAAAAAGAGTTAGGGAGCGGACTCTCGCAGAGTTCGTTGTTGCTCGAGGCGTATTTCAGCGCACACAATTTTGTTCGCACTTCTAAGCTGTACGACGAGCGTTATGTGACGCTTTCAACCGATGATCGGAATGAGGTTAGCGTGAAGCTGGCTTGTTTGGACCCCTCTCACCTCTTGAAGCAAATGGGCAAGGGGTATCGCTCGCATGTGTTTTTCTCAGCGACGCTGTCGCCGTTGTCCTACTATATGGACGCGCTGGGAGCAGGGGAGCATGATTACTCGGTGAAGGTTCCGTCACCGTTTGCGAAAGAGCAGTTAGACGTGCGGATTCAGCCCATTTCGACACGTTACCAAGATCGCGAGAAGAGTCGAACGTTGATTGCGCGTTCGGTGTATGAGCTGGTCACGGGGCGTGCGGGCAATTATTTGGTGTTTTTCCCGTCATACGCGTATATGAGCAGTGTGTATGAGGCGTTCACGGATCTCGTCGTGATGAACGAGGGGCCGGAGGGGCATCAGCTAGAGGTGTTGGTGCAGCAGGCGAAAATGTCCGAAGAGGAGCGGGAGCACTTCCTTGCTGCGTTTCAGGCAGGGGCAGCGCGGACAGTGATTGGCTTCGCTGTGATGGGCGGCATCTTCTCCGAGGGCATTGATCTCGTTGGCGATCGGCTAACGGGTGTCGTTGTTGTGGGTGTAGGACTGCCGCAATTGGGGCCTGAGCGTAATCTGATCAAGGATTACATGGATTCCACAGGCAAGAACGGGTACGACTATGCCTATGTCTATCCTGGCATGAATAAAGTGCAGCAGGCGGGAGGACGCTTGATCCGATCGGAGACGGATCACGGCGTCCTGCTGCTGATCGATGATCGGTATTTGCAGCCGCGCTATCAGCGATTACTGCCAGAGGAGTGGCGCGACTATTCCGTGCTGCCGATACAGCGGTAG
- a CDS encoding M23 family metallopeptidase has translation MRPHKRRQWPLLAGACILAASAVILIGKSPFEAVLNQKEADKVAALATPVPTPTPRVALEFRMLDLDRGWVKYADGVVRTEDGGGHWQELADAASAEAAADTAGIEPVGIEAIHKLLSLETVDVIGYPGVQSVALNGTTFPVKQSQFVTPKIGWALVPRTADSQSPLLLTVDGGQTWVDGMTDAAKTAIQGEKAHLQQLETEAALYTDAAGAKAAMSANWRLFPDQASPGDVVLVRHKEPGSIAWQDKTYTLQPFDAGYFTYLPIGMSVKPGAYPIGDQTLTIKAKKFETQYLKVTEQMESMKQDTARINADQKKIDLARSKSEPTFLFNGPFVKPIEGILTTPYGYTRYVNGKYDSSHMALDLAAKEGTPIKATNDGVVALAEPLYLTGNSIYIDHGMGLFSQYAHLSELRVKAGDRVKQGDIIGLVGTTGFSTGPHLHFTFWAHNIQANPDLFFNTTPFKWTK, from the coding sequence GTGAGACCACATAAACGGCGCCAATGGCCACTGCTGGCTGGTGCTTGCATCCTTGCGGCTAGTGCAGTGATTTTAATAGGCAAATCGCCATTTGAGGCGGTGCTCAACCAGAAGGAGGCTGACAAGGTTGCGGCACTAGCAACGCCTGTGCCTACGCCAACACCGCGTGTGGCGTTGGAGTTTCGCATGCTCGATCTCGATCGAGGCTGGGTGAAGTACGCAGACGGCGTCGTGCGGACCGAGGACGGCGGCGGTCATTGGCAAGAATTGGCAGATGCAGCCTCTGCGGAAGCTGCAGCGGATACGGCTGGCATTGAACCCGTCGGTATTGAAGCAATCCACAAGCTGTTAAGCTTGGAGACAGTGGATGTTATAGGGTATCCTGGCGTGCAGTCTGTAGCGCTGAACGGCACCACCTTTCCTGTGAAGCAGTCACAGTTTGTGACACCGAAGATTGGTTGGGCGCTTGTTCCTCGTACAGCGGATAGTCAAAGCCCTCTTTTGCTCACCGTTGATGGCGGTCAGACATGGGTAGACGGCATGACAGATGCGGCGAAGACAGCAATTCAAGGGGAGAAAGCGCATTTGCAGCAGCTGGAGACGGAAGCCGCTTTGTATACCGATGCAGCTGGGGCTAAAGCAGCGATGAGCGCGAACTGGCGGCTCTTCCCCGATCAAGCATCGCCAGGCGATGTGGTGCTTGTTCGTCACAAGGAGCCAGGAAGCATAGCCTGGCAGGACAAGACCTATACGCTGCAGCCGTTCGATGCGGGGTATTTCACGTATTTGCCGATTGGGATGAGCGTCAAGCCAGGCGCGTATCCGATCGGTGATCAGACGCTGACAATTAAAGCGAAGAAGTTCGAGACACAGTATCTGAAGGTAACCGAGCAGATGGAGAGCATGAAGCAGGATACGGCGCGCATTAACGCGGATCAGAAAAAGATTGATCTGGCGCGGAGCAAGTCGGAGCCGACTTTTTTGTTCAACGGGCCGTTTGTGAAGCCGATCGAGGGGATTTTGACCACGCCGTATGGGTACACCCGTTATGTGAACGGGAAATATGACAGCTCGCACATGGCCTTGGATCTGGCCGCCAAAGAAGGCACACCGATCAAGGCCACGAACGACGGGGTTGTCGCGCTGGCGGAACCCCTGTATTTGACCGGCAATTCCATCTATATTGACCATGGCATGGGGCTGTTCTCGCAGTACGCGCATCTCTCCGAACTGCGCGTCAAAGCTGGAGATCGCGTGAAACAAGGCGATATCATCGGGCTTGTCGGCACCACCGGCTTCTCAACGGGGCCGCATCTGCACTTTACTTTTTGGGCGCATAATATTCAGGCTAATCCGGATTTATTTTTTAATACCACACCGTTCAAGTGGACGAAGTAA
- a CDS encoding cold-shock protein translates to MYSRKKSLEEMPLENVTIWSCENEGCKGWMRDNFAFDHVPTCHLCQSSMIRSVKLLPLVNNTNSEQKALKKGVQI, encoded by the coding sequence ATGTATTCCAGAAAAAAGTCGCTTGAAGAGATGCCTCTAGAAAATGTGACGATATGGTCTTGTGAAAATGAAGGCTGTAAAGGCTGGATGCGAGATAATTTTGCATTCGATCACGTGCCGACTTGCCATTTATGTCAGTCTAGCATGATTCGAAGTGTGAAGTTGCTTCCATTAGTGAATAACACGAATAGTGAACAGAAAGCGCTCAAGAAGGGCGTACAAATATAA
- a CDS encoding cold-shock protein yields the protein MATGTVKWFNAEKGFGFIEVEGGNDVFVHFSAIQGEGFKTLDEGQAVEFSVVQGNRGPQAENVVKL from the coding sequence ATGGCTACTGGTACAGTAAAATGGTTTAACGCAGAAAAAGGTTTCGGTTTCATCGAGGTTGAAGGTGGAAACGATGTATTCGTTCACTTCTCCGCAATTCAAGGCGAAGGTTTCAAAACTCTTGACGAAGGTCAAGCAGTAGAATTCAGCGTAGTTCAAGGTAACCGCGGACCACAAGCTGAGAACGTTGTAAAACTGTAA
- a CDS encoding multicopper oxidase family protein, producing MYTISIQTILSASLLYVIFTWIGSVKASRFLYSGSLEKLQRKTRKLLFWAWFPAIPAAAITAAIIWLQQHMEPTFWKDRLFFNVPLVVLPLLSMWFVSVPLLMKLRSLTKQGVAEGSGKIEPMMFQLAASPRLIFPYQLTALSALTSLYFALVPATPFEWLQVAVPLAVLALLSAGLWWRHQLRAKQVSKVELYQAPRLWKRMLTMTGVLIVIAGVGYYGITFAMDKSVLPSEIDMASGTHDYGGGPSGEHAHHDMTAMAGMPGMVAVTELTGPKEGTPDRHFDLVAQKKTVTLPSGKTIDAWTYNAQIPGPELRMKEGELIEVTLTNHDIEQGVTAHWHGLDVPNAEDGVAGATQNAVMPGETYTYRFRAEQVGSFWYHSHQDSREAVSLGLFGALIVEPKDSAVTTILAGAQPVKDITVLSHRWKGAITIGASDELDRQAVAPGTPVRMRLINTDDWVDQVYTLVGTPFEVAAIDGTDLNKPDVLTNTHVMVPTGGRFDLTFTMPDHPVFLQMEGNAKGGILLSPNGQGNVPEIPKTLAFDPLIYGSPKATPFDADSKFDRNFTLILDNKLGFYNRNFNFLYTLNGKVFPDAPMFMVKEGDLVKTTFINRGNVEHPMHLHGHHMLVLSRNGKPTTGSPWWSDTLDVQPGETYEVAFVANNPGLWMDHCHNLSHAASGMSMHVMYEGVTTPFSVGSGTLNHPE from the coding sequence GTGTACACCATTAGTATTCAAACGATATTAAGCGCCAGTTTATTGTACGTCATCTTCACTTGGATCGGCAGCGTGAAAGCATCCCGTTTCCTATACAGCGGCAGCTTAGAGAAGCTCCAGCGCAAAACACGCAAGCTATTGTTCTGGGCGTGGTTCCCCGCCATACCTGCTGCCGCGATCACAGCGGCCATCATCTGGCTGCAGCAACATATGGAGCCGACCTTCTGGAAGGACCGTCTTTTCTTCAACGTACCGCTGGTCGTTCTTCCGCTTTTGAGCATGTGGTTCGTGTCTGTCCCTCTATTAATGAAGCTCCGCTCCCTAACCAAGCAAGGAGTAGCCGAAGGCAGCGGTAAGATCGAACCGATGATGTTCCAACTGGCTGCAAGCCCTAGACTCATTTTTCCCTACCAACTAACGGCGCTTAGCGCTCTCACTTCGCTTTACTTCGCATTAGTTCCAGCAACACCGTTCGAGTGGTTACAGGTCGCCGTACCTCTTGCTGTTCTCGCTCTACTGTCAGCGGGACTATGGTGGAGACACCAGCTTCGCGCCAAGCAGGTCAGCAAAGTTGAGCTTTACCAGGCGCCTCGTCTATGGAAACGTATGTTAACGATGACAGGTGTGCTCATTGTTATTGCTGGGGTCGGATACTATGGCATCACATTTGCGATGGATAAAAGTGTCCTGCCATCCGAGATCGACATGGCAAGCGGCACGCATGATTATGGCGGCGGCCCTTCTGGCGAGCATGCCCATCATGATATGACCGCCATGGCAGGAATGCCAGGCATGGTCGCCGTCACCGAGCTGACGGGTCCGAAAGAGGGGACGCCTGATCGTCATTTTGACCTTGTTGCACAGAAAAAAACGGTCACTCTGCCCTCTGGCAAAACGATAGATGCATGGACCTATAACGCCCAAATTCCTGGGCCCGAGCTGCGCATGAAGGAAGGCGAACTTATTGAAGTGACGTTAACGAACCACGACATTGAGCAAGGGGTAACGGCGCACTGGCACGGCCTCGACGTTCCCAATGCAGAAGATGGTGTTGCTGGTGCCACGCAAAATGCGGTGATGCCAGGTGAAACCTATACGTATCGTTTCCGCGCTGAACAAGTGGGCAGCTTCTGGTACCACTCGCATCAGGATTCCAGAGAAGCCGTAAGCCTAGGGCTATTCGGGGCACTCATCGTAGAGCCGAAGGATTCGGCTGTGACAACTATTTTGGCGGGGGCGCAGCCAGTGAAAGATATTACGGTTCTGTCCCATCGTTGGAAAGGCGCGATCACCATCGGCGCTTCAGATGAACTTGATCGTCAGGCCGTCGCGCCAGGCACACCTGTCCGCATGCGGCTGATCAATACCGACGATTGGGTCGATCAAGTGTATACACTTGTCGGAACGCCTTTCGAAGTCGCGGCCATCGACGGTACTGACTTGAATAAGCCAGATGTTCTTACGAATACACATGTCATGGTTCCCACAGGCGGTCGCTTCGATCTTACATTTACAATGCCAGATCATCCTGTTTTTTTGCAGATGGAAGGAAACGCGAAAGGAGGCATTCTGCTATCCCCAAACGGTCAAGGGAATGTCCCTGAGATCCCGAAAACACTGGCGTTCGATCCACTTATCTATGGAAGCCCGAAGGCAACGCCTTTTGATGCGGATAGCAAATTCGATCGCAATTTCACACTCATTTTAGATAATAAATTAGGCTTCTATAATCGGAACTTCAACTTCCTTTATACGCTGAACGGGAAGGTGTTCCCTGATGCGCCGATGTTTATGGTGAAGGAAGGGGATCTGGTCAAAACAACGTTCATCAATCGCGGCAATGTGGAGCATCCGATGCATCTGCATGGCCACCATATGTTGGTGCTTTCACGCAATGGCAAACCAACTACGGGAAGCCCTTGGTGGTCAGACACCTTGGATGTACAGCCCGGCGAAACGTATGAGGTCGCTTTCGTCGCCAATAATCCTGGCTTATGGATGGATCATTGCCACAACCTTTCCCACGCCGCTTCGGGCATGTCGATGCATGTGATGTATGAAGGAGTGACGACGCCATTTTCGGTGGGGAGTGGGACGTTGAATCATCCGGAATGA
- a CDS encoding 5'-deoxyadenosine deaminase: MTTILIKDAQIVTMNANGDILTGDLLIENDRITAIGPNLDASPADTIINAKNRTVIPGFIQTHIHLCQTLFRGKGDDLELMDWLKQRIWPLEASHDEESIYYSAMLGIGELIQSGTTTIVDMETVHHTDFAFQAIAESGIRALSGKVMMDKGDEVPFALQENTADSLQQSVDLLEKWNGHDDGRIQYAFSPRFVISCTEELLREVRSLSEHYQVKVHTHASENRGEIEIVQAETGMRNIVYLDHLGLANERLILAHCIWLDEDEKRIIHERGVHVSHCPGSNLKLASGIAETPDMLKLDISVSLGADGAPCNNNLDMFNEMRLAALIQKPIHGPTAMNAQTVFRMATIGGARAVGMEKEIGSLEVGKKADLAILDLNNFHTYPSYDVDPISRIVYSATRADVETTIINGRIVMENRILRTVDKNIVLPEANRSIKRLLKRANLR, encoded by the coding sequence ATGACAACTATTTTAATTAAAGATGCACAAATCGTGACGATGAACGCGAACGGAGACATTCTAACTGGGGATTTGCTGATTGAAAATGACCGTATAACCGCGATTGGGCCGAACTTAGATGCTTCACCTGCGGATACGATCATCAATGCCAAGAATCGCACCGTCATTCCCGGCTTTATCCAGACCCATATCCACCTTTGCCAAACGCTGTTTCGCGGGAAAGGGGATGATCTCGAGCTGATGGATTGGTTGAAACAGCGGATTTGGCCGCTGGAAGCGTCCCATGACGAGGAGTCGATCTACTATTCGGCGATGCTCGGGATCGGCGAACTCATTCAGAGTGGAACAACGACGATCGTGGATATGGAGACGGTGCATCACACGGATTTTGCTTTTCAGGCGATCGCGGAGAGCGGTATTAGGGCTTTATCCGGCAAGGTCATGATGGATAAAGGAGACGAAGTGCCGTTCGCTCTGCAGGAAAATACGGCAGATTCGCTGCAGCAAAGCGTGGATTTGCTCGAAAAATGGAACGGCCACGACGACGGTCGGATACAGTATGCGTTCTCGCCGCGTTTTGTGATCTCGTGCACGGAGGAGCTGCTGCGCGAGGTGCGCAGCTTGTCGGAGCACTACCAAGTGAAAGTGCACACACACGCTTCTGAAAATCGCGGTGAAATTGAGATTGTTCAAGCCGAGACGGGCATGCGCAACATCGTTTATCTAGATCATCTCGGCTTGGCCAACGAGCGGCTCATCTTGGCACACTGCATCTGGCTCGACGAAGATGAAAAACGGATCATCCACGAGCGCGGCGTGCATGTCAGCCACTGTCCCGGCTCGAACCTGAAGCTCGCTTCAGGGATCGCCGAGACGCCAGATATGCTGAAGCTGGATATCTCCGTCAGCTTAGGTGCCGATGGAGCGCCGTGTAACAACAATCTCGATATGTTTAACGAGATGCGGTTGGCGGCGCTCATCCAGAAGCCCATCCACGGACCAACCGCGATGAACGCGCAGACGGTCTTCCGCATGGCGACGATCGGCGGCGCGCGTGCTGTCGGCATGGAGAAAGAGATCGGATCGCTCGAAGTCGGCAAGAAAGCCGACTTGGCGATACTCGATCTCAACAATTTTCACACGTATCCGTCCTACGACGTGGATCCGATCTCGCGCATCGTCTACTCAGCGACGCGCGCAGATGTCGAGACGACCATTATCAACGGTCGGATCGTCATGGAGAACCGCATCCTGCGGACGGTGGATAAGAATATCGTCCTGCCTGAAGCGAATCGCTCGATTAAGCGATTGCTGAAGAGGGCAAACCTGCGGTAA
- a CDS encoding cold-shock protein produces the protein MAVGTVKWFNAEKGFGFIEVEGGNDVFVHFSAIVGEGFKSLDEGQRVEFNVVQGNRGPQAENVVKL, from the coding sequence ATGGCAGTAGGAACAGTTAAATGGTTTAACGCAGAAAAAGGATTTGGTTTCATCGAAGTTGAAGGTGGAAACGATGTATTCGTACATTTCTCCGCAATCGTTGGTGAAGGCTTTAAATCTTTGGACGAAGGCCAACGCGTTGAGTTCAACGTAGTTCAAGGCAACCGCGGACCACAAGCTGAGAACGTTGTTAAACTGTAA
- a CDS encoding helix-turn-helix domain-containing protein, with the protein MAFHHRLKELREQQNLTLRKLGEKAGISYSILVSIESGRIIPSKDVALALAIALRIDDRESFLTLTDNPSPL; encoded by the coding sequence ATGGCCTTCCATCATCGGCTCAAAGAGCTGCGGGAACAGCAAAACTTAACGCTTCGCAAGCTTGGCGAGAAGGCGGGAATCTCGTATTCCATCCTCGTTTCTATCGAAAGCGGTCGAATCATTCCGTCGAAAGATGTCGCATTAGCACTAGCAATCGCATTGCGAATCGACGACAGGGAATCGTTCCTTACATTAACAGATAATCCCTCTCCACTATAA
- a CDS encoding pyrophosphohydrolase domain-containing protein, whose product MTLKLAFEAVKKFHETFEHPVGAEPQRLSEQRKAARLAWMQEELNEFAEAATLEDEVDAMIDELYFVLGTLVEMGVEPGPIFDIVQHANMSKVWPDGKVHKNEMGKTIKPPQWEDPFDKIRAEIARQQKKES is encoded by the coding sequence ATGACATTGAAACTTGCTTTTGAAGCTGTGAAAAAGTTCCACGAAACCTTTGAACATCCTGTAGGCGCTGAGCCTCAGCGCCTATCGGAACAGCGGAAAGCCGCGCGTCTAGCTTGGATGCAAGAAGAGCTGAATGAATTCGCAGAAGCTGCTACATTGGAAGATGAAGTCGATGCGATGATCGACGAACTTTATTTCGTGCTAGGCACATTGGTAGAAATGGGTGTCGAACCTGGCCCGATCTTCGATATTGTCCAGCATGCGAACATGTCCAAAGTATGGCCCGACGGCAAAGTACACAAGAACGAAATGGGCAAAACGATTAAGCCGCCGCAGTGGGAAGACCCATTCGACAAAATTAGAGCTGAAATTGCTCGGCAACAAAAGAAGGAAAGTTGA